The stretch of DNA CGGCTGGCGCTTTATGACATTGCCGGCTCCAAGGCCCACGCCCGCGTGCTGAACACGGCCGGTTTGTTGGATGCGGCCGAGCTCGAGGGCATGCTGACGGCGCTGCAGGAGTTGGAAGCTGACGTGAAGTCNGGGGCCTATACGCCTTCTGAAGCTGATGAGGACGTACACGGCTCGTTGGAGCGCGGATTAATTGAGCGTGCCGGCACGGCTTTGGGCGGAAAGCTCCGTGCCGGGCGTTCGCGCAACGATCAGGTTGCCACCTTGGGGCGCATGTACCTGCGTGAGCATGCCAAGATCATTGCCGCTGGTGTCCTGTCCGTGGTTGACGCGCTAGTGGATCAGGCCAAGGCCCACCACGGCGTGGCCATGCCTGGACGCACGCACCTCCAACACGCCCAGCCGATCCTGCTCAGTCATCATTTGCTAGCGCATGCCTGGGCGCTGTTACGCGATGTCCAGCGCCTGGTTGATTGGGACAAACGGGCCGCGGTGTCGCCGTACGGCTCAGGCGCACTGGCCGGCTCCTCGTTGGGGCTGGATCCGAACGCCGTCGCCGCCGAACTCGGCTTTGACTCGGCCGTGTGGAACTCCATTGACGGGACGGCTTCCCGCGACGTCTTCGCTGAGTTCGCCTGGGTGGCGGCCATGATCGGTGTGGACCTCTCACGGGTGTCGGAGGAAGTCATTTTGTGGGCCACGAAGGAATTCTCCTTCATTACCTTGCATGATTCATACTCCACCGGATCCTCAATCATGCCGCAGAAGAAGAACCCCGATGTGGCGGAGTTGGCTCGCGGCAAGGCGGGACGTCTGATTGGCGACTTGACTGGGCTGCTGGCAACGCTCAAGGGCCTGCCCTTGGCTTACAACAGGGACTTGCAAGAGGACAAGGAGCCCGTCTTTGACGCCGCTGACACCCTTGAACTGCTGCTGCCCGCCGTCTCTGGCATGATCGCCACTTTGGTGTTCAACACCGAACGCATGCAGTCCCTGGCCCCGCAAGGCTTCGCGCTTGCTACGGACATTGCCGAGTGGCTCGTGCGCCAAGGTGTACCCTTCCGGGACGCCCACGAGCTTTCAGGNGCAGCTGTCAAGCTGGCTGAGTCCCGNGGTGTGGAGCTGTGGGATCTCACGGATGCCGAGTACGCGGGAATCTCCGCCCACCTCACCCCTGAGGTGCGCACGGTCCTGAGCACGCAGGGATCGTTGAACAGTCGCAACGCCCAGGGCGGGACGGCNCCCTCGGCGGTACTGGAACAGCTGACGGCTCTTGAGGGGCAACTGGGCCAGGTGCGTACCTTCTTGGTATGACCGGCGTCGCCCTTTGCCTCTGCATCCTGCACTAGAGCACTCAAATGCCCGCTTCCGTAGTGGAAGCGGGCATTTGAGTGCTCTATCTGACGGCCTCCCACCACTGGCAGGCTCGCGGTGAGCCCCTCGGCCGTCTAGGCTGGAGTCATGACTGATATTTCAAATGCGCAGCTCCTGGTGCGACTCCAGGCTGCTGCGGACACTGTGAGCTTGAAGTTGGTGGGCCTTAGCGACGAGGACGTCCTGGCTGCCACCGAACTACCTGGCTGGACGCGCGGCCACGTTTTGGCGCATATTTCCCATGTTTCCAACGCCGTGGCGCGGCAGGTTGAGTATGCTCTGAACGGTGAGTTGATTGACTTNTACGACGGCGGCCAGGGTGGGCGGACACAGGCAATCGAGATGAGCGCTGGTCAGAGTGCGAAGGAGCACTCTGCGAAAATATCTGCAGGTTTCACCCGCGCCCTGAGTGCTCTTGAAGGGCTGAATGATGCCCAGTGGGGATTGCCCATCAGCTACCGCAACGGCGTGGTGCGCGATGGTGCGCTGGCGTATTGGCGTGAGCTTGTCATTCACCTGGCTGACCTGCAGGTGGGGCGCGGGCCCGAAACATGGTCCAAGGAGTTCTGCCTGTACCTGCTGGAATTTCTCGCACCGCGCGTACCAACAGAGACGCACCTGAAGCTGTTGCCGCTGGGCTTGGCTCCCATGACCGTGGGCACAGGGGAGAACGCGGTCTCGGTTTCGGGCATGCTGACCGACATCGTTGCATGGTTGGCCGGGCGCACACCCACCATGGGTAGCCTGCGCGCAGAGGCTGCTGCGGACTCCGTGGAATTGCCGGTGCTGCTGGGGTGGCCCGCGCCAACGCCCGTTAAATAACGCACTCCCCGACCGGCGCCGGTCCGCTCCGGCGCCGGTCCGCTCCGGCCGCCGGTCCGCTCCGGCCGCCGGTCAGATTCGAAAGCGGAGCAGTCTGCAATGTTTTGCTAAAACATTGCCGACTGCTCCGCTTTCGAATTGAAGCGCGAAAATAGGCTGTGGATAACCGAAATTTGGCCTATTTTCTAGGAAATAATGAGGTATGCGCCGTTCGCCTCTGCCGGATCATCTGCTCCGGAGGTCCTTCACCACGAAGACCTCCGATGCTGCGGGTGTCAATGGCCGCACACGCGCCAAGGACCTGATCCGTCTCTCACGCGGGATCGTGGTGCCGGCCGGTGTGCCGATCCACGGCGCGGCGGCGCTTGCGGCGTATACCGAGGCGAACCCCGTGAGCGTGTTGAGCCACCTGTCTGCCGCGCGACTATGGGGTATGCCGTTGCCGCCGCGCCACGACGATGACTGGCGGATTCACTTGGCCAATCCAGCAATGACTGCGGCCCCGCGACGTGTCAACGTGGTGGGGCACAAGCTGGCTTTNGCGGCNGGGGAAATTTGGAAGCTCGACGGCGTCCGGCTCACCAGTGCTGCTCGTACGTGGCTGGACCTTGCGGCTATCTTGTCATTGGAAGAATTGGTGGCCGTAGGCGACTTTCTGGTGTGTAGCCATGGACCCGAGTTCCCTGTGCCGCGCCAAGGCGTCTGCAGCATTGCCGACTTGGTCCACGTTGTTGCCCACCATCCCGGGTACCGGGGTCTGCGCAAAGCCCGGACCGCCTTGGAAGTCATTCGTGTGGGAGCAGATTCACCACCGGAAACCGCCATGCGCTTGGCCTTGGGGCGNGCTGGACTGCCCGAGCCCGAACTCAACGTGGTGATCTGGAGCGAGGATGGCCATCCCGTGCTGTGGCCTGATGCGGCCTACCGGGAGTACCGGATCAGCCTGCAATATGACGGCATCCACCACAGTGGTGCGGATCAGTACCAGCGGGATATCCGCAGGCTAGAGACCACCAGGTCGCTGGGCTGGGAAGAAGTCCGCATTGGCCGCGACGACCTCTGGGGCGATGGCGCCGCCGTCGTGCGTAAAGTGTCCAATGCATTGCGGGCACGGGGCTGGAAACCGCGATGACCCCTTATAAGGTGCAGTAGTTGGCAATGTTGACCAAAACATGGCCAACTACTGCACCTTCGGCGCCGGGGACCGGGGACGGCGATGGAAACGGGGACCGGGACGTGGGGTCGGCGCCGTGTCCACGCTCCGCTGCCTCTATGCAGTGCGCCGCCAGATCCGTAATGCTGGGCTTGTGGGGCAGCCGCGGCTAGGGCCTGCGGGGCGGGGTGCTGCGCCGGTTGCAGTCAGACATCATCGGTCCCAGTCAGGAGCCAAAGACGCTCATTTTCCCCAGCCAGGCGCCACAGGTGCAAGGTGGCGTAGGAGCGCCACGGCCGCAGCGGATCGGCCATGGCGTTGAGCTCGGCCGCCTTGATGGTGCGCGCCTGGGCCAGGGTGTCACCGCGCAGCAGGCCATAGCCGTTGCGGACAGCCGCATCTGTGGGGAGGAAAACGTCGTCGCTTCCCAGCACCCGCATGGCTACATACCCCACCGTCCAGGGGCCAATGCCGGGGATCGGAAGCAATTNTTCGGCCAGAGAATCTTCGGTGTCCTGGGCGCTGATGGCCAGCTCTCCACGGGCCAGCCGGGCTGCCACGGCCAGGATCGAATCGATGCGCTGGGCCGGCCCACGCAGGATGTCCGCGCCGCCGGCGGCAATTTGCGCGGNGGTGGGGAAGAGCCGGTGCATCGAGCCATTCGGTAGCTTGCTGGGTGTGCCCAGCACAGCCAGCCGGCTCAGGGCTGTGCGTGCCGCTGCCACGGTGATTTGCTGGCCAATCATGGCACGGATCAAAATCTCCGCCGGATCAACGCAGCCCGGTAGTCGGATGCCCGGCAGTGCAGCAACCCTTGGAGCCAATAGGGGATTCGCGGACAAGGCGTCATCGGCGGCGCCCGGGCGGTGATCGAGGTTGAATAAATGCCGAACCGTGGCAAGAAGCGCGGTGGCATCGGCAGGGTTCGCCAGAGCATAGTCAAGCCACAGGGCTTTACCATCCCAGTCAACACGGAACCAACCATGGCCACCGGGAAGGGNCAGGGTGCGTGCGTAGCTGGTGGCATCGGCCACCTCCACCCCAGTCACGGAGCGGACAGCCANAAATTCAAAGATGCCGGGTTCAAACGGGGAGTNAAAGTCCAGTGCAACAGCCATAACAGCATTCTTCCATCCCAGGGCTGCCCGCTGTTGCTGCTCAGGGTGATTCGGGCACCAGCACGATCTTGCCGTGGACGGTGCCTGCTTCCAGGGCGGCATGTGCCGCTGCAGCCCCGGAAAGTGGCAGCACGGTGACGTTGCGCGCCCGCAAGCTGCCGTCTTCCAGTAGCGTATTGACGGTTTTGGCGGCCGCGGCCAGATCGGCAACCGTGGCGTTGCTGATGGCAAAGCCACGGATGCTGCCGTCGCGGGTGTACAGCCGCCCCAGCGGCACCGAGTCTGTTGCCGCAAGACCAGAGAGCACCATGATCCGCCCGCGCAAGGCCANAAGGTCGACGGCGAGCTCCAGTTGGTGACGCCCGGACGTTTCGAGGTGGACGTCAATACCCTTGCCGCCGGACACCGCGCCAACAGCGGCCCGCAGCTCTTGCTCGAACCTAGCCGAACGGTAGTCCAGCGCAACGCAGGCACCGAGCGCCAGGCAATGGCCGACGTCGGACGCGCTGGAGGAGGTCACTGCACGGGCCCCGGCGCGCACCGCCTGCATGAGCGCGGCAGATCCCACCCCACCGCCAGCCCCGCCGATAAACACGGTCTCACCGGCGTGCAACTGCGCATGCCGGTGCAGGGCCAGATGGGCGGTGGCGCCGGAATGCAGCACGGGTGCAGCGTCCACGGGAGCAACGCCAGCCGGGAGTCGGTACAGCCGTTCCACCGGTACAACCGTGAACTGCGCTGCCGTCCCAGCCCGGCCACCAA from Arthrobacter polaris encodes:
- the argH gene encoding argininosuccinate lyase; the protein is MAVEHGTNEGALWGGRFQGGPADALAALSKSTHFDWRLALYDIAGSKAHARVLNTAGLLDAAELEGMLTALQELEADVKSGAYTPSEADEDVHGSLERGLIERAGTALGGKLRAGRSRNDQVATLGRMYLREHAKIIAAGVLSVVDALVDQAKAHHGVAMPGRTHLQHAQPILLSHHLLAHAWALLRDVQRLVDWDKRAAVSPYGSGALAGSSLGLDPNAVAAELGFDSAVWNSIDGTASRDVFAEFAWVAAMIGVDLSRVSEEVILWATKEFSFITLHDSYSTGSSIMPQKKNPDVAELARGKAGRLIGDLTGLLATLKGLPLAYNRDLQEDKEPVFDAADTLELLLPAVSGMIATLVFNTERMQSLAPQGFALATDIAEWLVRQGVPFRDAHELSGAAVKLAESRGVELWDLTDAEYAGISAHLTPEVRTVLSTQGSLNSRNAQGGTAPSAVLEQLTALEGQLGQVRTFLV
- a CDS encoding alcohol dehydrogenase catalytic domain-containing protein, yielding MDPELMQAAYFTATGGPGVITFGELPLPLLAHGTVLVKVAAAAVDHVDTFVRAGSYATELVFPQVLGRDVAGTVERLGPGVSGRRFQLGEPVWANSMGFGGRAGTAAQFTVVPVERLYRLPAGVAPVDAAPVLHSGATAHLALHRHAQLHAGETVFIGGAGGGVGSAALMQAVRAGARAVTSSSASDVGHCLALGACVALDYRSARFEQELRAAVGAVSGGKGIDVHLETSGRHQLELAVDLXALRGRIMVLSGLAATDSVPLGRLYTRDGSIRGFAISNATVADLAAAAKTVNTLLEDGSLRARNVTVLPLSGAAAAHAALEAGTVHGKIVLVPESP
- a CDS encoding maleylpyruvate isomerase family mycothiol-dependent enzyme, producing MTDISNAQLLVRLQAAADTVSLKLVGLSDEDVLAATELPGWTRGHVLAHISHVSNAVARQVEYALNGELIDXYDGGQGGRTQAIEMSAGQSAKEHSAKISAGFTRALSALEGLNDAQWGLPISYRNGVVRDGALAYWRELVIHLADLQVGRGPETWSKEFCLYLLEFLAPRVPTETHLKLLPLGLAPMTVGTGENAVSVSGMLTDIVAWLAGRTPTMGSLRAEAAADSVELPVLLGWPAPTPVK
- a CDS encoding DNA-3-methyladenine glycosylase; this translates as MAVALDFXSPFEPGIFEFXAVRSVTGVEVADATSYARTLXLPGGHGWFRVDWDGKALWLDYALANPADATALLATVRHLFNLDHRPGAADDALSANPLLAPRVAALPGIRLPGCVDPAEILIRAMIGQQITVAAARTALSRLAVLGTPSKLPNGSMHRLFPTXAQIAAGGADILRGPAQRIDSILAVAARLARGELAISAQDTEDSLAEXLLPIPGIGPWTVGYVAMRVLGSDDVFLPTDAAVRNGYGLLRGDTLAQARTIKAAELNAMADPLRPWRSYATLHLWRLAGENERLWLLTGTDDV